The window ACCTGGAGCTTGAGGCCGCAGAGTCCGCGCTGGTCGCGAGCGTGCGTGCAAGTGATGAATCTGGAAATACAAGCCACGCGTGGGTACGCTTGCCATGATCGAGGAGGCAACCTGGCAACAAGCCATCGACCTCATCCATAGTTCTCGACACGCCATCCTGACCTCTCACGTCAACCTGGACGGCGATGCGGTGGGCTCGGAAATTGCCATGGCCGAATTGTTGAGCCAACTGGGAAAACGCGTCCACATCCTGAACGATAGCTCGTTGCCGCCTTTGTACCTGTTTCTCGACGCCCACGGGCGCGCCGAAAAGTACCAGGAAGCCTTTCACCGGCACCTCATTGAGGACGCGGACCTCGTGGTGGTGCTCGACATCAGCGACTGGGCGCGCTTAGGCGAGGTGGGTACCGTGCTGCGTCAGGTGCCCGCCCGAAGGCTGTGCGTTGACCACCACATTGTGACCGATCAGATCGCCGATGTGATGCTGGTGGACGAGGGCGCCTCGTGTACCGGGGAGCTCCTCTTCGATCTGGCCAAGAGGATGCAGGCCCCCATCCGTGGCCAGCTTGCCGCTGCCCTTTACACTTGCGTCCTGACCGACACCGGCAGTTTCCGCTTCACCAACACCACCCCGAAAGCCCACCGCATGGCTGCCGAATTGCTCGAGAACGGCGTTCCGTTTCTGGAC of the candidate division KSB1 bacterium genome contains:
- a CDS encoding bifunctional oligoribonuclease/PAP phosphatase NrnA; translated protein: MIEEATWQQAIDLIHSSRHAILTSHVNLDGDAVGSEIAMAELLSQLGKRVHILNDSSLPPLYLFLDAHGRAEKYQEAFHRHLIEDADLVVVLDISDWARLGEVGTVLRQVPARRLCVDHHIVTDQIADVMLVDEGASCTGELLFDLAKRMQAPIRGQLAAALYTCVLTDTGSFRFTNTTPKAHRMAAELLENGVPFLDIYERVYEQNSPARLCLLAEAIKDLHFENGGKIAWFRVTQKMLRRCQASYWETENLPEMPRTIQGVEVTIMFTETPDGNVKMSLRSKGRVVVHHLASKFGGGGHPYAAGARLQGKMEQVVPMVLSEAKALFGY